From the Jilunia laotingensis genome, the window TACCAATAGAATTTTATGGATGTACATCATTGCTTATTAGTCTTTGTGAAAATACTATTTTAAGAGTGTGTTAAATACGTTTTGTTTACGTCATAAAAATGTATGTTTTCGATATTTAAAATAGATATTTCTGACAAGAGATATATGAAAATGAATAAGAATTAATTGTGTTAAAAAAAGAAGGAGGAGACGGAATGTCTATTCTATAGCGATAAGGTTAGATAAAAAAATGCTATTTGGAATTTTAAACTCCAAATAGCATTTCTGTAGTATAGGTTTATTGATTAATAAACTGCGATCTTTTTGCCATTTACGATATAAATACCTTTAGGTAGATCTTTTAAAGCTACTGATATATCTGCTTTGCGGATGAATATACCTTGAGTATTGTATACTGATACTTCACCGGTTAATTCATCAATAGTAGCGTTTTCAATACCTGTTGTTTTTACTTGATATGTAAATGTTAGTTCGGGATTGTAAATTGCTCCGAATGAAACGCCGAAATCATCAGCATAAGGATCAAATTGGTCATCATATACGGTGCCTTCCGGAATAATTAATGTATATGTTCCATCTGTATTGATTTCTTCAGATAGGGTGACTATAGCTTCTGCCCAATTATCACCATCTGTAAGATCAATGGTTCCGGTGGTTGCTATAGAGCCTTGACTATCTTTCAAAACGATTTCTTTTGAAGTGTCGAAGCCTCCTACTGTTGCCCGTTCGTTTGCACTGTTGGTAAATGTCAAGGTGAATACTTTCAAACTACTAACCTCACCCTCTTCAGGAGTAATTTTTGTACATTCGTAAGTATTTGCTGCTACAGGAGTAGTGTAATCTACAACAACATAACCTTCTGCCATTCCTAAAGTGACTGCTTCACCTGTGATGTCTATTGCTTCTAACATAAAGTTTAAGAAAGTATAGTTTGATGTAGAGCCTTCAGGAAGAGTAATCGTTACTATGTTATTATCAACATTTACATTAGAGAGAATATCTTCACCCAATCTATCTGTGTTATCATTTTTCATTTTAGCCATTTCAATGGTGACATTACGGCTAAAGGTGAATACGTACTGACTTGGTAATAATTTATATTCTCCAGGTGCGGGGGTTACAGTACATGTTGTTGGAGTAATTTCCCCTAAACTGTAAATGATGGTTTTTTCAGGATTATAAATTGCTCCGTTTGCAACACCAAGATCTTCTTCAGCATCATCGAACCGATCATTGTAAACAGCTGCTTCCGGGATTGTCAGCGTATAGACTCCAGCCGTAGTTATTTCTTTGTCGAGGGTCAAAATAGCATTCATAGGATATGCAAAATCGGCATAATCGAATGTACCGGTTGCTACTACATTACCGGATTCATCTGTTAAAGTTGCTTTCTTTTCCGGATCAAAACCTCCTACAATACTTTTGTCAGGAGAAGTAAAGGTTAAAGTAATGACATGCAAACTTGTTACTTTTCCTGGTGCCGGGTCTGAACTTGTGCATACCAAAGTATTGGATGGAATAGAATATTCTGCTATTACATAATTTTCAGTATTTCCATAAGTAATATAAGCCTCTTTTGAATCCTTTACTTGTAATTTGAAAGAGACATCACCGATGAATGATCCTCTGAAATTGGTAATTGTTACTTTATTATTATCTACGATGATATTCGCTCCTACGATCAATTGCATTTCCATTTCACCATTAATGATTGTACCCGATTCCACAGTTACTGCATCATTGAATACAAAAGTAAACTGTTGCGGGAATGCGCTCAATGTTCCCGGAGTAGGAGTGATGCCAAGGCATGTTGAGTTTGCGGCAGTTCTTCCCTTGGAACTAAAGGTTTCATTTATTTCTACACTACTTCCGGCAAGGTCATTGGCATTGACTAGTTCCACAATTACATCACCAGCGTCAAAAGTGAAATATTGTAATGGAACTGTAAATGTGATCGCTCCTTCATTTTCAGGGTCATCCGTTATAGTAAACTGATCACTGGATATATCTATTACTGTCGGTTTATTCTTGAGATTATAAGAAAAACGTACTGCATCAAAAGTTATTTTTCCGGATATCCAACAGCTAAGGTGATCATCTTTATCTATATCGCCTTCGAATCCACCATATATTTCTTCAGAAGCACCCTTCTTTATTGTATAATGCATACCGACTCTTCCCGGAGAATTAGGGATGTTACCTTCAACGATGCTTTCATCGGATACAGCTTGTAAAGTCCTGAGTTGGAGAGTTATTGCAGTAGCTCCATTCAAAGCTTCCGGTTCCATATGGATTCCCTGTAGATTGGCTAGAACTTTTTCTTCAGTTATGGTAAATGGGACATCCTGATGACCATAAGTCCCTGCTTCAACATTACCATAAATAATCTCAGCACTCTGGCAAGTTACCGGTTCGGAAAAAGTAAAGGTGATGATTCCCTCTTCATCTCCAGGTTTGTAGTATGATTTTAAATCTGTTCCATCTTCTTTGCTGACACTCACTAAGGTGGCTGGCAAACGTGTTGCAACCAGTGAAATGGATACTTTACCGTCCGTTCCAAAAATTATAGAGGGATTTTCTTTATCTTTTATTCCTTCTAATTCGATAGAGAACGTTTCACCGGCTTTAATGATTCCATCAGAAAGTAGCTGTTTCATTTGATTCGCTATTCCGCAATAATAATAATACTGAAGGATAAATGAATCCCAAGAATTAGTGATTGCAATTTTGTTTCCTTCTGCAGGTACAATCCATGCTTTATCGATTGTGACTCCACGATTAAAAGTGAATACGACATTTCCATCTGCTTTATTCACAGAATATTTTTCTCCATTTTTCGGAGTCGTATTCAGCAATTCAATTGCCGAATCTTCTGCTTTCATGCCTATTACTGTCAATAGCATGACACATACGAGTAATAATTTTTTCATAATCTTATGTTTTTAGTTACTATAGCCGCAAAAGTAATTTAAAAAAGAATATACGCAATCGTTTATATCAGAAAATTCCCGATAATATGGTAAATTTAAATTTTACTGATTTTCAGCTTTGTTGATCATAGTGCTTTTATCAAAACATAAACATGGTTACTCCTACTATACGGTGGTTACTGACAGAATGAGTATCTATGATTTTTCCATTCGTCGAATCCAATGATCCGTACCAGACTGTACTTAGGGTATATTCCAATCCGAATTTCCAGTTCGCAATGTTATAAGTTAATTCGGCTCCGGCTGTGACCAATTGATCCACATCAGTTCCGGTACCATATAATTTAGTCACGGCATCACCCGTTCCTAAATTCTTGATGTAACCTAAAAAAAGTCCCGGTTTCCATTTTTCACCATAAACTACGTTCAACCAGGTGCTGGAATTCAGAATGGAAGAATATTCTTGTTTTCCGGTTCGTTTATCAATGGATTTTATTCCAAAACCTCCCAACATGGATGTTTGTGTCAGATTATTGCCTAGTACGCTTTTGGCAGCAATAAACCAATTCCTATCACTATATCTCAGATGAGCTTCATAAGACAGAGTGGTGATGCGTTCATCTACTTTAAAAGTTTTGCTGATGGTATTGTCATCATTTTCATTGGTTGAAATTTCTACGGTGGATTCGGTTCTTGGTTTAATCGATAACAGTTCGATGCCGGCTCCTAATAACCAATTTTTTACTTTATAATCTATTCCGGCATAAAATTCCGGTATGCAACTATTTTTTATATAATTCTGGCTTTTTATATTGTCAAGTCCTACGGAAAGATACTGTGATTGCCAAATTGCAGCGCCAATCAGTTTTATATTCCCGACTTCATATTGATAACGAATTTGGGGGGCACGACTGAAGGGTTGAAAAGGGGCACCCACGGATAGATTGAGTATTTGTGGAGAAACTTCTCCAAAGAGGGGATGCCATGTTTGTCCCAAAAGTAATGCCGATTTGCCCCAATCGAGGTTGAGGTATGCATGGCGTAGACGTACTGTGGAAAAAGTGGTTCCCGAACCTCTGAAATCTGCCTCTACCTTGGCTGACGTTGTGGCTTTTCCTAATTTAGGCCCTTTTACGTCCACCCCCAGTCGGGTATACAGTGTATAAAAACTTCCATTGGCTGTGCCGTTCAGGTCTTTCCCGTCCGCATCCGGTTTTTTATCCAAAGGGTACATGTAAAAAAGTCCGTCCACAGTCTCTTTATTGGCACGACTGTTATAATAAAGATCGGTGCGGATTTGACCATAAAATTTATAACTGAAATCTTTTTTTTGGGCAAAACTGTCCAATGTTGCCAAAAGGCAAGCTGCAAGTAGAATACTTTTTTTCATAACTGATGTTTGCGTAAATGACAGGCAAAGGTACGTATTTTATTTTTATAAATACTCGGGCTGATTGTCATTTTGTCAGTCAGTCTCTGCCAAACCTTCGTTTTTATAATTTGGCACGGTTTTCGTAATTTGATTTTCGTCCTTTACTGAAGGATGAATGAATAATATCATATATAATAATGTATAACATATAAAACAAAAAGTAACTATGAACATTAAACCATTAGCAGACAGAGTGCTGATACTCCCTGCACCTGCAGAAGAAAAAACAATTGGTGGTATCATTATTCCGGATACAGCAAAAGAAAAACCTTTGAAAGGTGAAATAGTGGCAGTAGGTCACGGTACAAAAGATGAAGAAATGGTATTGAAGGTTGGTGATACTGTTCTTTATGGCAAATATGCCGGAACAGAGCTTGAGGTGGAAGGTACTAAGTACCTTATCATGCGTCAAAGTGATGTTCTCGCTGTTGTGGGTTAATTAATTATAGTATATATAAATCATTAAAATAGTAAAATCATTATGGCAAAAGAAATATTATTCAATATCGATGCGCGTGACCAATTGAAAAAAGGTGTCGATGCTTTGGCAAATGCAGTAAAAGTAACACTGGGTCCGAAAGGCCGTAACGTAATCATTGAAAAGAAATTCGGCGCTCCTCATATCACGAAAGATGGTGTTACGGTAGCGAAAGAGGTCGAATTGACAGATCCTTTCCAAAATACAGGCGCTCAACTGGTGAAAGAAGTTGCTTCCAAGACAGGTGATGATGCCGGTGACGGTACAACTACTGCAACTGTTCTTGCACAGTCTATCGTATCAGAAGGATTGAAGAACGTTACTGCCGGTGCAAGTCCTATGGATATTAAACGCGGTATTGATAAAGCTGTAGCTAAAGTTGTTGAATCTATCAAAAACCAGGCTGAAAAGGTTGGTGATAACTATGATAAGATTGAACAGGTTGCTACTGTTTCTGCCAACAATGATCCTGTAATCGGTAAATTGATTGCCGATGCAATGCGTAAAGTTTCCAAAGACGGTGTCATCACTATAGAAGAAGCTAAAGGTACTGACACTACTATAGGTGTGGTAGAAGGTATGCAGTTCGATCGTGGCTATTTATCAGCTTACTTTGTAACTAATACGGAAAAGATGGAGTGTGAGATGGAGAAACCTTACATTCTGATTTATGATAAGAAAATTTCTAACTTGAAAGATTTCTTACCTATTCTTGAACCTGCTGTTCAGTCCGGTCGTCCTTTGTTGGTTATTGCTGAAGATGTTGATAGCGAGGCTTTGACCACATTGGTTGTAAACCGTCTCCGTTCTCAATTGAAGATTTGTGCTGTAAAAGCTCCGGGATTTGGCGATCGTAGAAAAGAGATGTTGGAAGATATCGCTATTCTGACAGGTGGAGTGGTAATCAGTGAAGAAAAAGGTCTGAAATTGGAACAAGCTACGATAGAAATGCTGGGTACAGCTGATAAAGTGACTGTTTCTAAAGATAATACGACTATTGTAAACGGTGCCGGTTCAAAAGAGAACATCAAAGAACGTTGCAATCAAATCAAATCTCAGATTGCTGCAACAAAATCGGATTATGATCGTGAAAAGTTGCAGGAACGTTTGGCTAAGTTGTCAGGTGGCGTAGCTGTACTTTATGTAGGTGCTGCTTCCGAAGTCGAAATGAAAGAAAAGAAAGACCGTGTAGACGATGCATTGCGTGCAACTCGTGCTGCCATTGAAGAGGGTATTATCCCGGGTGGAGGTGTAGCTTACATTCGTGCTATCGATTCATTGGAAAATGTACAAGGTGATAACGCAGATGAATTGACAGGTGTTGAAATCATCAAACGGGCTATCGAAGAACCGCTTCGCCAGATTGTAGCAAATGCCGGTAAAGAAGGTGCTGTTGTGGTTCAGAAGGTTCGTGAAGGCAAAGGTGATTATGGTTACAATGCACGTATGGATGTTTATGAGAATCTGTATGCTGCCGGTGTAGTCGATCCTGCTA encodes:
- the groL gene encoding chaperonin GroEL (60 kDa chaperone family; promotes refolding of misfolded polypeptides especially under stressful conditions; forms two stacked rings of heptamers to form a barrel-shaped 14mer; ends can be capped by GroES; misfolded proteins enter the barrel where they are refolded when GroES binds); protein product: MAKEILFNIDARDQLKKGVDALANAVKVTLGPKGRNVIIEKKFGAPHITKDGVTVAKEVELTDPFQNTGAQLVKEVASKTGDDAGDGTTTATVLAQSIVSEGLKNVTAGASPMDIKRGIDKAVAKVVESIKNQAEKVGDNYDKIEQVATVSANNDPVIGKLIADAMRKVSKDGVITIEEAKGTDTTIGVVEGMQFDRGYLSAYFVTNTEKMECEMEKPYILIYDKKISNLKDFLPILEPAVQSGRPLLVIAEDVDSEALTTLVVNRLRSQLKICAVKAPGFGDRRKEMLEDIAILTGGVVISEEKGLKLEQATIEMLGTADKVTVSKDNTTIVNGAGSKENIKERCNQIKSQIAATKSDYDREKLQERLAKLSGGVAVLYVGAASEVEMKEKKDRVDDALRATRAAIEEGIIPGGGVAYIRAIDSLENVQGDNADELTGVEIIKRAIEEPLRQIVANAGKEGAVVVQKVREGKGDYGYNARMDVYENLYAAGVVDPAKVARVALENAASIAGMFLTTECVIVEKKEDKPEMPMGAPGMGGMGGMM
- a CDS encoding co-chaperone GroES; protein product: MNIKPLADRVLILPAPAEEKTIGGIIIPDTAKEKPLKGEIVAVGHGTKDEEMVLKVGDTVLYGKYAGTELEVEGTKYLIMRQSDVLAVVG